Proteins found in one Salinimonas lutimaris genomic segment:
- the pheT gene encoding phenylalanine--tRNA ligase subunit beta has product MKFSENWLREWVNPALDSHALSEQLSMAGLEVDDVAAVAGNFSGVVVGEVVECGQHPNADKLRVTKINVGGDELLDIVCGAPNCRQGIKVAVAVVGAVLPGDFKIKKAKLRGEPSFGMLCSFSELGISDDHDGIIELPADAPVGQDIREYLGLNDTSMDVDLTPNRADCLGIRGIAREVGVLNNLDVCVPAIEPVAATIDDKLTITLQAPEACPRYLGRVLCNVDVKAATPLWMKEKLRRSGIRSIDPIVDVTNYVLLELGQPMHAFNLDSIEGNITVRLAGDKEPLTLLDESNVELNADTLVIADDKKSLAMAGVFGGLHSGVNENTSHILLESAFFARDAIMGRARQYGLHTDASHRYERGVDPQLQKDAMERATALILDICGGEPGPVVEAVSDSHLPAQSTVVLRKSRLDRVLGISIVADKVTEMLTRLGMQVTQTDDGWQAQVPSYRFDIAIEEDLIEEVARVYGYNNIPNVAPTASLNMLPTQEATIDTNVFKGLLTARGYSEAITYSFVDPKVQNALFPDEKGLVLPHPISSDMSVMRVSLWPGLLQAAAYNQKRQQTRVRLFETGLRFLPREDAPNGVAQEPVIGGLLVGRREVESWHGEDAQVDFFDAKGDVEALLALTAGHGVVSFQAAEHSALHPGMSAEILLDGKSIGYLGALHPQFTKLLGVNGRPFIFELDLKALSTRQLPAAKAISKYPANRRDIAITVKDVVPVGAILSYVENIGVNQLVGLNLFDVYKGKGIEPGFKSLALSLILQNADKTLEEAEIQEAVDTVVKGLESEFGAALRE; this is encoded by the coding sequence ATGAAATTCAGTGAAAATTGGCTAAGAGAATGGGTCAACCCGGCACTTGATTCACATGCACTTTCTGAACAGCTGAGCATGGCTGGTCTGGAAGTTGACGACGTGGCTGCAGTGGCCGGAAACTTTTCCGGTGTAGTTGTGGGTGAAGTGGTTGAATGTGGTCAGCATCCTAATGCCGATAAGCTACGGGTAACAAAAATCAATGTGGGCGGCGACGAGCTGCTGGACATTGTTTGCGGTGCGCCGAACTGTCGTCAGGGAATCAAAGTGGCGGTTGCAGTTGTTGGCGCGGTATTACCGGGTGACTTCAAAATTAAAAAAGCAAAACTGCGTGGCGAGCCGTCTTTTGGCATGCTGTGTAGTTTTTCTGAACTGGGTATCAGTGATGACCACGATGGTATTATTGAATTACCGGCGGATGCACCGGTAGGTCAGGACATCCGTGAGTATCTGGGTTTGAATGATACCAGCATGGATGTGGATTTAACGCCAAACCGGGCTGATTGTCTGGGGATTCGTGGTATTGCCCGTGAAGTTGGCGTGCTGAACAATCTTGATGTGTGTGTACCGGCAATTGAACCGGTGGCCGCCACTATCGACGACAAGCTGACCATTACTTTACAGGCTCCAGAAGCCTGCCCGCGCTATCTTGGGCGGGTACTGTGTAATGTGGATGTAAAAGCGGCCACGCCGCTGTGGATGAAAGAAAAGCTGCGCCGTAGTGGCATTCGCAGTATTGACCCGATTGTTGATGTCACCAACTATGTGTTGCTTGAACTGGGCCAGCCTATGCATGCATTTAACTTAGATAGCATCGAAGGCAACATCACTGTGCGTCTGGCCGGCGATAAAGAACCGCTGACCCTGCTGGATGAAAGCAATGTTGAGTTAAACGCGGATACGTTGGTTATCGCCGATGATAAAAAATCTCTGGCAATGGCCGGTGTGTTCGGTGGTCTGCATTCAGGTGTAAACGAAAATACCTCGCACATTCTGCTTGAAAGTGCCTTTTTTGCCCGTGATGCCATCATGGGACGTGCGCGCCAGTATGGCCTGCATACAGATGCTTCGCATCGTTATGAGCGCGGTGTGGATCCACAACTGCAAAAAGATGCCATGGAGCGGGCCACCGCGTTGATTCTGGACATTTGTGGTGGTGAACCGGGTCCTGTGGTAGAAGCTGTATCAGATAGTCATCTGCCTGCACAATCCACGGTGGTTTTGCGTAAATCACGCCTGGATCGCGTACTGGGTATTAGTATTGTAGCGGACAAAGTGACTGAAATGCTTACCCGTTTAGGTATGCAGGTGACGCAAACTGACGACGGCTGGCAGGCTCAGGTCCCAAGTTATCGCTTTGATATCGCAATCGAAGAAGACCTGATCGAAGAAGTTGCCCGGGTTTATGGTTACAACAATATTCCCAATGTTGCGCCTACCGCCAGCCTGAATATGTTGCCGACGCAGGAAGCCACGATTGATACAAATGTATTTAAAGGGCTGTTGACTGCCCGTGGTTATTCAGAAGCGATTACTTATTCGTTTGTAGATCCTAAAGTGCAAAATGCACTGTTTCCAGATGAAAAAGGACTGGTATTACCCCATCCGATTTCCTCTGATATGAGTGTGATGCGGGTGAGCCTGTGGCCGGGCCTGTTACAGGCAGCGGCGTATAACCAGAAGCGTCAGCAAACGCGGGTCAGATTATTTGAAACTGGCTTACGCTTCTTACCTCGTGAAGATGCGCCTAACGGCGTAGCCCAGGAACCGGTTATTGGCGGTTTGCTGGTCGGCCGTCGTGAGGTGGAAAGCTGGCACGGGGAAGATGCCCAGGTTGATTTTTTTGATGCCAAGGGTGACGTGGAAGCCCTGTTAGCACTGACGGCCGGACACGGTGTTGTATCGTTCCAGGCGGCTGAACATAGCGCATTACATCCTGGCATGTCGGCAGAGATATTGCTTGATGGAAAATCAATAGGTTATCTTGGTGCATTACATCCACAGTTTACTAAACTGTTAGGGGTAAATGGCCGACCATTTATTTTTGAACTTGATCTTAAGGCATTGTCTACACGGCAATTACCGGCGGCAAAAGCGATCTCAAAGTACCCTGCGAACCGTAGAGATATAGCGATTACCGTAAAAGACGTAGTTCCAGTAGGTGCCATTCTTTCGTATGTAGAAAATATTGGCGTAAATCAACTAGTTGGCCTAAACTTGTTCGACGTATATAAAGGAAAAGGCATAGAGCCCGGATTTAAGAGCCTGGCCCTATCCCTGATTTTACAGAACGCGGATAAAACACTCGAAGAAGCTGAGATCCAGGAAGCAGTGGACACCGTGGTGAAAGGGTTAGAATCCGAGTTCGGGGCAGCGTTAAGAGAGTAG
- the rplT gene encoding 50S ribosomal protein L20, whose translation MARVKRGTIARARHKKVLKQAKGYYGARSRVYRVAVQAVTKAGQYAYRDRRQRKRQFRQLWIARINAAARQNGMSYSRFINGLKKASVEIDRKILADIAVHDKVAFSALVEAAKGALA comes from the coding sequence ATGGCAAGAGTTAAACGCGGCACAATCGCACGTGCACGTCACAAAAAAGTTCTGAAGCAGGCTAAAGGTTATTACGGTGCACGCTCACGTGTTTATCGCGTAGCGGTACAAGCAGTAACTAAAGCTGGTCAATATGCATATCGTGACCGTCGTCAGCGTAAACGTCAATTCCGTCAACTGTGGATTGCACGTATCAATGCTGCGGCACGTCAAAATGGCATGTCTTACAGCCGTTTCATCAACGGTCTGAAGAAAGCGTCTGTCGAAATCGATCGTAAGATCCTGGCTGACATCGCGGTACATGACAAGGTAGCATTCAGCGCATTAGTCGAAGCGGCTAAAGGCGCATTAGCTTAA
- the infC gene encoding translation initiation factor IF-3, which produces MKGANNKAQGAKARINDEIKAREVRLIGKEGEQVGVVSLAEATQSAEEAGLDLVEISPNAEPPVCKVMDYGKFLFEKSKAQKEQKKKQKQIQVKEVKFRPGTDEGDYQVKLRNLRRFLEGGDKAKVTIRFRGREMAHQEIGIELLNRIKTDLEEIAICESFPRRVEGRQMIMVLAPNKKQ; this is translated from the coding sequence ATTAAAGGCGCTAATAACAAGGCTCAGGGCGCAAAAGCCCGCATTAACGATGAAATCAAAGCCAGAGAAGTACGACTGATCGGCAAAGAAGGGGAACAGGTAGGGGTTGTTTCACTTGCAGAAGCAACACAATCCGCTGAAGAGGCGGGTCTGGACCTGGTAGAGATTAGTCCGAATGCTGAGCCGCCAGTCTGTAAAGTTATGGATTATGGCAAGTTCCTCTTCGAAAAAAGTAAAGCTCAGAAAGAGCAGAAGAAAAAGCAAAAGCAAATTCAGGTCAAGGAGGTTAAATTCCGCCCTGGCACTGATGAAGGCGATTACCAGGTAAAACTGCGCAACCTGCGTCGCTTTCTGGAAGGTGGCGATAAAGCCAAAGTCACGATCCGCTTCCGCGGACGTGAAATGGCTCACCAAGAGATCGGCATTGAACTGCTAAACCGGATTAAAACCGATTTAGAAGAAATTGCTATTTGCGAGTCTTTCCCACGTCGTGTGGAAGGCCGTCAAATGATCATGGTGCTTGCCCCAAATAAGAAGCAGTAA
- a CDS encoding BCCT family transporter, with amino-acid sequence MCVDICWGNFIKLSEHFDSAAINRPLFSITAGFIAAFCLFALVDISALASTVDALFAWSAQYFGLYWQVLLLATFLIGIGIAFMPGAKKPIGNKSTPEFSLFQWGSMIMCTLLAGGGVFWAAGEPMAHFVSTPPVFSGVESGSAEAVSYALAQSYLHWGFLAWAILGSLTTVMLMHYHYDKGLPLAPRTLLYPVFKERAIHGPIGLFTDAACIIAVVAGTVGPIGFLGLQVSYGLNDLFGISDDATTQVMVIVVLTLIYVLSAVSGVTKGIQLLSRLNMLLALGLLAFIIIAGTTGFIFSSFADALVTHVTHFFDMALYRGEAGVFGEAGWLGWWTVFFWGWFLGYGPMMAIFIARISRGRSVRAIITMLSVIAPLITMFWFTIVGGTGLGLELANPGTVSAAFEGFNLPAALIEITQALPLGTMVTCLFLILTMTFVATTGDSMTYVLSASMSKTEEPAVSVRVFWGLAMGLMAVILIAIGSGGIDKLQAFIVVSAVPVSLILLPSLWDAPRIVLQRGRDQ; translated from the coding sequence TTGTGCGTTGATATCTGTTGGGGAAATTTCATCAAGTTATCTGAACATTTTGACAGTGCAGCTATAAACCGGCCGCTGTTTTCTATTACTGCTGGCTTTATCGCCGCATTCTGTTTGTTTGCATTGGTCGATATCAGTGCTCTGGCATCCACCGTGGATGCGCTATTTGCCTGGTCAGCTCAGTACTTTGGGTTGTACTGGCAGGTCCTGTTACTGGCAACCTTCCTGATTGGTATTGGCATTGCTTTTATGCCAGGCGCCAAAAAACCTATCGGTAACAAGTCTACGCCAGAGTTTTCACTGTTTCAGTGGGGCTCGATGATCATGTGTACCTTACTTGCCGGTGGCGGAGTATTTTGGGCAGCTGGCGAGCCGATGGCACACTTCGTGTCAACACCGCCGGTTTTCTCAGGTGTGGAAAGCGGTAGCGCTGAGGCTGTGTCTTATGCACTGGCGCAGTCTTATCTACACTGGGGATTTCTGGCATGGGCTATCCTGGGCAGCCTGACTACAGTGATGTTAATGCATTATCACTATGATAAGGGTCTGCCACTGGCGCCCCGTACGCTGCTATACCCGGTATTCAAGGAAAGGGCAATTCACGGCCCGATTGGGCTGTTTACTGATGCGGCCTGTATCATTGCAGTTGTTGCCGGCACTGTAGGGCCTATTGGTTTCCTGGGATTGCAGGTTAGTTACGGTCTTAACGATCTGTTTGGTATCAGTGATGATGCCACCACGCAGGTCATGGTGATAGTAGTGCTTACCCTGATTTATGTATTGTCCGCGGTAAGCGGGGTGACCAAAGGAATTCAGTTACTGAGTCGTCTGAATATGCTGCTGGCGCTGGGGCTACTCGCCTTTATTATCATTGCTGGTACCACCGGATTTATTTTTTCCAGTTTTGCTGATGCACTGGTGACTCACGTTACTCACTTTTTCGACATGGCGCTGTATCGTGGCGAAGCTGGTGTGTTTGGTGAAGCTGGCTGGCTGGGATGGTGGACAGTCTTTTTCTGGGGCTGGTTTCTTGGTTATGGGCCTATGATGGCCATTTTCATCGCCAGAATCAGTCGCGGCAGGTCAGTGCGGGCAATCATTACCATGCTGTCTGTCATAGCGCCGCTGATTACTATGTTCTGGTTTACCATCGTGGGTGGTACGGGTTTAGGGTTGGAGCTCGCCAATCCAGGCACCGTCTCTGCTGCATTTGAAGGCTTTAATTTACCAGCAGCACTGATTGAAATCACTCAGGCTTTGCCACTTGGTACGATGGTAACCTGCCTGTTCTTAATATTGACTATGACCTTCGTGGCAACCACCGGCGACTCGATGACCTATGTACTGTCGGCGTCTATGTCTAAAACCGAAGAGCCGGCGGTATCCGTACGGGTTTTCTGGGGATTGGCGATGGGACTGATGGCAGTAATACTGATTGCTATCGGATCCGGCGGAATCGATAAGCTACAAGCCTTTATTGTGGTCAGTGCGGTACCTGTCTCGCTGATATTGTTACCTTCCTTATGGGACGCACCACGCATCGTGCTTCAGCGCGGGCGCGATCAGTAA
- a CDS encoding SDR family oxidoreductase — MSVTLTGKTALVTGANRGIGKAIVEALFERGVSKVYLAVRDAESTTELHSTYADKVETLTVDVTDASSVQALAKQATDTDIVVNNAGIMKLQSPLSGEAEAALRSEFEVNVFGLLHVAQAFEPVLVKNKGALVQLNSVASMKTFGDMTTYCASKAAAYSITQGLREKLSEQGVAVVSIHPGPIATDMGKGAGFDDAPGPDVVAKGVVDALEAGDFHNFPDDMAKQLGDEYNSYANNVILGDFSV, encoded by the coding sequence ATGAGTGTCACATTAACAGGTAAAACAGCGCTGGTCACCGGCGCCAACAGAGGCATTGGCAAAGCGATTGTCGAGGCACTGTTTGAGCGAGGCGTGAGCAAAGTTTATCTGGCAGTACGTGATGCCGAATCAACTACCGAACTGCACAGCACATATGCGGACAAAGTTGAAACCCTTACCGTTGATGTCACCGATGCATCTTCTGTTCAGGCGCTGGCCAAGCAGGCGACCGATACTGACATTGTGGTCAATAACGCAGGTATCATGAAATTGCAGTCACCACTGAGCGGCGAGGCTGAAGCGGCGCTGCGTAGCGAATTCGAAGTGAATGTGTTTGGCTTATTGCATGTCGCTCAGGCATTTGAACCTGTCTTAGTAAAAAATAAAGGTGCGTTGGTACAGTTAAATTCTGTGGCTTCAATGAAAACATTTGGTGATATGACGACCTATTGCGCGTCGAAAGCTGCAGCTTATTCTATCACCCAGGGATTGAGAGAAAAACTGAGCGAGCAGGGTGTGGCGGTTGTTAGTATACATCCTGGCCCTATTGCTACCGATATGGGTAAAGGTGCTGGCTTTGACGACGCTCCTGGTCCGGATGTCGTGGCTAAAGGGGTGGTTGATGCGCTGGAAGCTGGCGACTTCCACAACTTTCCGGATGATATGGCCAAACAGTTGGGGGATGAGTATAACA
- the rpmI gene encoding 50S ribosomal protein L35 encodes MPKIKSNSGAAKRFKKTGSGRFKSKQSHLRHILTKKSTKRKRHLRGKKLVHDSDTKLVQRMLPYV; translated from the coding sequence ATGCCTAAAATCAAATCAAACAGTGGTGCAGCCAAGCGCTTCAAGAAAACGGGCTCTGGCCGCTTTAAAAGCAAACAGTCTCATTTGCGTCACATTCTGACCAAAAAGAGTACTAAGCGTAAACGCCATTTACGTGGCAAAAAACTGGTTCATGATTCTGATACCAAATTGGTTCAGCGCATGCTGCCTTACGTTTAA
- the pheS gene encoding phenylalanine--tRNA ligase subunit alpha, whose translation MELEAIISQAQGQIDAAEDAATLDQVRVEYMGKKGKLTELLKGLGKLSAEERPAAGQKINQAKQAISAAINTKGDALRSAEMNKKLAEEAVDVTLPGRIEQPGNLHPVSRTIARIEQFFGQLGFAVKTGPEVEDGFHNFDALNIPANHPARADHDTFYFNPDIMLRTQTSGVQIRTMEAEKPPLRIISPGRVYRNDYDQTHTPMFHQVEGLMVDKNVSFTELKGILHDFLHHFFEESLEIRFRPSYFPFTEPSAEVDVMGKNGQWLEVLGCGMVHPNVLKAVNIDPEEYTGFAFGMGVERLTMLRYGVTDLRSFFENDLRFLKQFN comes from the coding sequence ATGGAGCTTGAAGCGATTATCAGTCAGGCACAGGGCCAGATTGACGCTGCCGAAGATGCAGCAACGCTCGACCAGGTTCGGGTCGAATACATGGGTAAGAAAGGTAAACTTACCGAACTTCTGAAAGGCTTGGGAAAGCTGTCAGCAGAAGAGCGCCCGGCGGCGGGTCAGAAGATTAATCAGGCAAAACAAGCCATCAGCGCAGCTATTAATACTAAGGGCGATGCTCTTAGAAGCGCTGAAATGAATAAAAAGCTGGCTGAAGAAGCTGTGGATGTCACATTGCCCGGGCGCATTGAGCAGCCAGGTAACCTGCATCCTGTCAGCCGCACCATTGCCCGTATTGAGCAATTTTTTGGTCAGCTGGGCTTTGCGGTGAAAACCGGCCCGGAAGTGGAAGATGGCTTTCACAATTTTGATGCGCTGAATATTCCGGCGAATCATCCGGCCCGTGCCGACCACGATACCTTTTATTTTAATCCGGATATTATGCTGCGCACACAGACATCCGGCGTGCAGATTCGTACCATGGAAGCAGAAAAGCCGCCACTGCGGATTATTTCTCCTGGCCGGGTTTACCGTAATGACTACGATCAGACCCACACGCCAATGTTTCATCAGGTCGAAGGCCTGATGGTAGACAAAAATGTCAGCTTTACTGAGCTTAAAGGGATTTTGCACGACTTTCTTCATCACTTTTTTGAAGAGTCTCTGGAAATCCGTTTCCGTCCTTCTTACTTTCCATTTACCGAGCCATCTGCTGAAGTGGATGTAATGGGTAAAAATGGTCAGTGGCTGGAAGTGCTGGGCTGCGGCATGGTGCATCCTAATGTACTGAAAGCTGTCAATATTGACCCTGAAGAGTACACCGGTTTTGCCTTTGGGATGGGAGTCGAGCGTTTGACCATGTTGCGTTATGGCGTAACAGATTTACGTTCATTCTTTGAAAACGATCTTCGTTTCCTTAAGCAGTTTAACTAA
- the thrS gene encoding threonine--tRNA ligase: MPVITLPDGSQRAFDNAVSVLDVAADIGPGLAKATIAGKVNGELVDAVDLIEQDAALQIVTAKDDDGLEIIRHSCAHLIGHAIKQLWPGVKMAIGPVIDNGFYYDVDMDHSLTAEDLQKLEKRMLELAKTNYDVVKKKVSWQEARDTFEQRGETYKMEILDENISQDDRPGLYHHEEYVDMCRGPHVPNMKFCHHFKIMKVAGAYWRGNSENKMLQRIYGTAWADKKQLKSYLTRLEEAEKRDHRKIGKTLDLFHWQEEAPGMVFWHNDGWSIYTELESFIRQKLREYSYGEVKGPLMMDRSLWEKSGHWDKYAENMFTTESEKREYAIKPMNCPGHVQIFNQGLKSYRDLPLRMAEFGCCHRNEPSGALHGLMRVRGFTQDDAHIFCTEEQILEEVSGCIKMVYDTYAAFGFDKIAVKLSTRPEKRVGSDEIWDKSEAALAEALKANDIEFDYLPGEGAFYGPKIEFTLHDCLDRAWQCGTVQLDFSMPGRLGSTYVAEDGERKVPVMIHRAILGSLERFIGILTEEFAGFFPLWLAPQQMVVMNITDSQSEYVRETVEKLQQIGFRAKSDLRNEKIGFKIREHTLKRIPYMLVVGDKEVESGQVAVRSRRGEDLGTMSLDAFVELAQREVADKTIK; the protein is encoded by the coding sequence ATGCCTGTAATTACCCTTCCTGACGGGAGCCAACGCGCTTTCGATAATGCCGTTTCAGTGTTAGATGTTGCCGCCGATATTGGCCCTGGTCTGGCTAAAGCCACCATTGCCGGCAAAGTAAACGGTGAACTGGTTGATGCTGTAGATCTGATTGAACAGGATGCCGCATTGCAGATTGTTACTGCCAAAGATGACGATGGTCTGGAAATTATCCGCCACAGTTGTGCTCACCTGATTGGTCATGCCATTAAGCAACTATGGCCTGGTGTGAAAATGGCCATTGGTCCGGTTATCGACAATGGTTTTTATTACGATGTGGACATGGACCATTCGCTGACCGCCGAAGATTTGCAGAAGCTGGAAAAGCGGATGCTGGAGCTGGCCAAAACTAACTATGACGTAGTGAAAAAGAAAGTCAGCTGGCAGGAAGCCCGCGATACGTTTGAGCAGCGCGGCGAAACCTATAAAATGGAAATTCTGGATGAGAATATCAGCCAGGATGACCGCCCAGGCTTGTATCATCACGAAGAATATGTGGATATGTGCCGCGGCCCGCACGTGCCGAATATGAAGTTTTGTCACCACTTCAAAATTATGAAAGTGGCTGGTGCTTACTGGCGAGGTAACAGCGAAAATAAAATGTTGCAGCGTATTTACGGTACAGCCTGGGCAGACAAAAAGCAGCTTAAGTCTTATCTGACCCGTCTAGAGGAAGCCGAGAAACGTGATCACCGCAAAATCGGTAAAACGCTGGATCTGTTCCATTGGCAGGAAGAAGCACCGGGTATGGTGTTCTGGCACAACGACGGTTGGTCGATTTATACTGAACTGGAAAGCTTTATACGTCAGAAACTGCGTGAGTACAGCTACGGTGAGGTAAAAGGCCCACTGATGATGGACCGCTCCTTGTGGGAAAAATCAGGCCACTGGGATAAATACGCTGAAAACATGTTCACCACAGAATCTGAAAAGCGTGAATATGCGATTAAGCCAATGAATTGTCCTGGCCACGTTCAGATTTTTAACCAGGGGCTGAAATCTTACCGTGATCTGCCGCTGCGGATGGCTGAATTTGGCTGTTGTCACCGTAATGAACCTTCCGGTGCGTTACATGGTCTGATGCGGGTGCGTGGGTTTACTCAGGATGACGCGCATATTTTCTGTACTGAAGAGCAGATCCTTGAGGAAGTCAGCGGCTGTATTAAAATGGTGTATGACACCTACGCTGCGTTTGGTTTTGACAAGATTGCCGTTAAACTGTCGACCCGCCCTGAAAAGCGTGTGGGCTCGGATGAAATCTGGGATAAGTCTGAAGCCGCACTGGCCGAAGCACTGAAAGCCAACGATATTGAGTTTGACTACTTGCCGGGTGAAGGGGCGTTCTACGGTCCGAAAATTGAATTTACCCTGCATGATTGTCTGGATCGGGCATGGCAGTGCGGAACGGTGCAACTGGACTTTTCGATGCCAGGCCGCTTAGGCTCAACTTATGTTGCCGAAGACGGTGAGCGTAAGGTACCGGTTATGATTCACCGGGCGATATTAGGTTCGCTGGAACGTTTCATCGGTATTCTGACCGAAGAATTTGCTGGTTTCTTCCCGCTGTGGCTGGCGCCGCAACAGATGGTTGTGATGAATATTACTGACAGCCAGTCAGAATATGTGCGCGAAACAGTAGAAAAACTGCAACAAATTGGATTTAGAGCAAAGTCGGACTTGAGAAATGAGAAGATTGGCTTTAAAATCCGCGAGCATACTTTGAAGCGTATTCCTTATATGCTGGTGGTCGGTGATAAAGAAGTAGAATCCGGCCAGGTAGCAGTACGCTCCAGACGCGGTGAAGACCTTGGTACCATGAGTCTAGATGCGTTTGTTGAGCTAGCTCAGCGCGAAGTCGCTGACAAAACAATCAAATAA
- the ihfA gene encoding integration host factor subunit alpha: protein MALTKAEMAEHLFEKLGMNKKDAKDLVEGFFEEIKEALESGEQVKLSGFGNFDLRDKNERPGRNPKTGEDIPIKARRVVTFRPGQKLKSRVENSKPPVE from the coding sequence ATGGCATTGACCAAAGCCGAAATGGCTGAACACTTATTCGAAAAACTGGGTATGAACAAAAAAGACGCTAAAGATTTAGTGGAAGGCTTCTTTGAGGAGATCAAAGAGGCACTTGAATCTGGTGAACAAGTGAAACTGTCAGGTTTTGGGAATTTTGACCTGAGGGACAAAAACGAACGTCCGGGCCGAAACCCGAAAACGGGTGAGGATATCCCGATAAAGGCGCGTCGTGTGGTTACATTCCGTCCTGGACAGAAGTTGAAAAGCCGTGTGGAAAACTCAAAACCGCCGGTAGAATAA
- a CDS encoding pteridine reductase: MQPTPVSLVTGGAKRIGAQLVKTLHQQGHNVIIHYHHSQEAAQSLADALNQLRPASACVVQADLCNLNEVSHLAARAQQCYGRVDVLVNNASAFYPTPLGSVTQQDWQALTGSNVQGPLFLIQALADALTHSQGCVINMIDMHIDRPLPQHSVYVAAKTALASVTRSLAAEMAPAVRVNGIAPGAILWPERSLCDAEKQNLLDSIPLNTLGTPDDIAHTMLFLLQASYITGQIIYVDGGRSIASGASA; this comes from the coding sequence ATGCAGCCTACTCCTGTCTCTCTGGTTACCGGTGGTGCAAAACGCATTGGCGCCCAATTGGTGAAAACACTGCATCAGCAGGGCCATAACGTGATTATTCACTATCACCATTCACAAGAGGCCGCGCAGTCACTGGCAGACGCCCTGAACCAGTTACGCCCGGCTTCAGCCTGCGTTGTGCAGGCCGACCTGTGTAACCTTAATGAGGTCAGTCATCTGGCGGCCCGCGCTCAGCAGTGTTATGGCCGGGTTGATGTACTGGTAAACAACGCGTCTGCGTTTTACCCTACTCCACTGGGCTCTGTAACCCAACAGGATTGGCAGGCGCTGACTGGCAGCAATGTTCAGGGCCCGCTGTTTTTAATCCAGGCACTGGCGGATGCACTCACACACAGTCAGGGCTGCGTGATCAATATGATTGATATGCACATTGACCGCCCGCTGCCTCAGCACAGTGTATATGTTGCAGCCAAGACAGCGCTAGCCTCGGTAACCCGCTCTCTGGCAGCAGAGATGGCCCCGGCAGTGCGGGTCAATGGTATTGCGCCAGGGGCAATTCTGTGGCCAGAACGCTCGCTCTGTGACGCAGAAAAACAAAACTTGCTGGACAGCATTCCGCTTAACACATTAGGTACGCCGGACGATATTGCCCACACTATGCTGTTTTTATTGCAGGCCAGCTATATTACCGGGCAGATCATATACGTGGATGGCGGGCGCAGTATTGCCTCCGGCGCCAGTGCCTGA
- a CDS encoding fructosamine kinase family protein, which yields MQANGQSAMWHFISENISQSTNRPFYCQHVQPVSGGDTHRAFVVRDESRRYFVKVRPARGPAQLIHEAEGLRAISATNTIYCPSVICCGTTAEGNQSHEYLVLNHIRFHEGSAPDWAMAGQQLAALHQAPGYTEFGWPHDNYIGATPQRNEQYSTWSVFFAECRIGAMLDKLSAAGHKLVSADIFTTRIEKLLHGHLPAPSLVHGDLWTGNTGFCQNGPVIFDPAIHIGDRETDLAMTELFGRFPDAFYTAYSDAAPLPPDYDQRKPVYQLYHLLNHALMFGGHYLPAAKSAIMDIQHTF from the coding sequence ATGCAAGCAAACGGGCAATCTGCAATGTGGCACTTTATCAGTGAAAATATCAGTCAGTCGACAAACCGTCCATTTTACTGCCAGCATGTTCAGCCGGTCAGTGGGGGCGACACGCATCGTGCTTTTGTGGTCCGTGATGAAAGTCGACGGTATTTTGTTAAGGTTCGCCCCGCCCGCGGACCTGCCCAGTTAATTCACGAGGCAGAAGGATTACGGGCAATCAGCGCCACCAATACGATTTACTGCCCATCGGTAATTTGCTGCGGCACCACCGCCGAAGGCAATCAGAGCCATGAGTATCTGGTGTTAAATCATATCCGTTTTCACGAAGGCAGTGCGCCAGACTGGGCGATGGCCGGTCAGCAACTGGCCGCCCTGCATCAGGCGCCCGGCTACACAGAATTTGGCTGGCCTCACGATAACTATATCGGGGCCACCCCACAGCGCAATGAACAATACAGTACGTGGTCGGTTTTTTTCGCCGAGTGCCGGATTGGCGCTATGCTGGACAAGCTCTCCGCAGCCGGTCATAAACTGGTGTCTGCCGACATCTTTACTACCCGCATTGAAAAGCTCTTGCACGGTCACTTGCCGGCCCCCAGCCTGGTCCACGGCGACTTGTGGACCGGGAATACCGGCTTTTGTCAAAACGGCCCGGTGATATTTGACCCGGCTATACATATTGGTGACCGTGAAACCGATCTGGCCATGACAGAGCTGTTCGGACGCTTCCCTGACGCTTTTTACACCGCGTATTCAGACGCAGCGCCCTTACCGCCTGACTATGACCAGCGCAAACCGGTTTATCAACTTTATCATCTACTTAACCACGCACTGATGTTTGGCGGACACTACCTGCCGGCAGCAAAATCTGCAATCATGGACATTCAACACACATTTTAA